A single genomic interval of Sebastes umbrosus isolate fSebUmb1 chromosome 11, fSebUmb1.pri, whole genome shotgun sequence harbors:
- the vegfaa gene encoding vascular endothelial growth factor A-A produces MNFVVSLVHILLAALLHLSTVKTASINKGVEKSENEVILLTDVINKSACQPREMLVDIIQEYPEDTEHLYTPSCVVLNRCGGCCNDEAKECVPTETRNVTLEVMRIRPMVSQHKIHLSFTEHQKCECRLKPDVQVNTQYHCAPCSERRKRLFVQDPLTCKCSCKFSQLDCKSRQLELNERTCRCDKPRR; encoded by the exons ATGAACTTTGTTGTCAGTTTGGTACACATCCTTTTGGCAGCTCTTCTTCACCTGTCCACTGTAAAG ACTGCCAGCATTAACAAGGGAGTGGAGAAGAGTGAAAATGAGG tcatccTTCTCACGGACGTCATCAATAAGAGTGCGTGTCAGCCCAGGGAGATGCTGGTGGACATCATCCAGGAGTATCCGGAGGACACGGAACACCTCTACACCCCTTCCTGCGTGGTCCTCAACCGCTGCGGAGGCTGCTGTAATGACGAAGCAAAGGAGTGTGTACCAACGGAAACCCGCAACGTCACATTGGAG GTAATGCGGATTAGACCAATGGTATCGCAACATAAGATTCACTTAAGTTTCACAGAACATCAAAAGTGTGAATGCAG ACTAAAGCCGGATGTTCAAGTAAATACACAATA CCACTGTGCGCCTTGCTCAGAGAGAAGAAAGCGCTTGTTTGTGCAGGACCCTCTCACCTGTAAATGTTCCTGCAAATTCTCACAATTAGACTGCAAGTCCAGGCAACTTGAGTTAAACGAAAGAACTTGCAG ATGTGATAAACCGAGGAGATGA